The nucleotide window ATATCAGCAAACCTGTCAAACGCGATACCATTATTGATATGCTCAACAGCTACACAAATTTACAATCATTTACCGACATCCCGGAAATACTCCGCATCCTGTTCGTAGGTGAAGATGATTCGATTATCCATAAATTTCATGAGGCATTCCACAAAGCATTCCCCATGGCAACCAGCCGAAAAACCACCAATGGTATTGAAGCAAGTGTCTTGTTCGGAAGCTTTTTCCCCAATTTGCTGGTGATTGACTTATACATGAAACAATTTAATGCCTTCGCCATGATCAACTTTATTAAATCGGAGACGCGTTATGCCAACACGCACATCATTGCCTACAATGCCCAAAGCATGAACACGACCTCCATCCAAACCCTGCGCAATATGGGGGTCGCGGTCGTCCTCACCCAAAACGTCAATACCGCCAATTTAATCTCACTGGCCAAGCAGCTTTTCTCCAATGCCTATTCCATGCACACCATGGAGGCTGCCACGGATGTTTCTCTGGTCGAATCCATCAGTTGTGATTTGGGAATTAGCTGCGAAGATTACTATGATATTTTAAAAATATTTCTTAAGAACACACCGGATAAAATAAAAAACTTAAAAATCGCTTTGGATGCTAAAGACAGTAAAAAATCCCGTGATGCCGCCCATTCCATTAAAAGCAGTGCTTTGTCTTTGCGCTTGCATACCATCGCCGAACCGGCCAGCCGTCTGGAACGGCTGGTCATGGAAAATACTTTTCTAAATACCGCCCCGCTTTTCAGCACCCTGCAAAATGCCTTTGAAGCAGTCCGCCTTACCCTGGTCCCGCCAACTTACAGACATGCCGAGACGCCACCGAGCTAATTCTTTGAAAACTTTTTAGTCGATCCTGAAAAAGTCAAATTGGAACTCATTTCTCAATGAAACCCGGTCAACCAATTGAGCAGGCGATAGTAGGGAATGGTCGCGACCATTCCCTACTACCATTCCCTACTATCGGTTGATACCTGTACGCATTATTTCACTCCTATGCCGCAAATCCGGCAAAATCCGTACCATCAAACCGTTGCTTGAGGATAGGCGATCACCCGAACATCTTCTAGTGTTACCATCCCTTCGTGCATCATGCCATCCAGCTCAGGTAAAAACGCTTCAATTTTTCCGGATGTGTCCACCATTTCCACAATCATCGGAAGGTCTTCGGAAATACGCAATATTTTTGCGGAATGCATGTGGCTTTGAGCACCAAACCCCAGCACCCCCTTGAGT belongs to bacterium and includes:
- a CDS encoding DUF190 domain-containing protein, whose product is MIKQEMTLLRIFFGEKEKHKGKPLFEAIVQAARKQKLAGATVLKGVLGFGAQSHMHSAKILRISEDLPMIVEMVDTSGKIEAFLPELDGMMHEGMVTLEDVRVIAYPQATV